From a region of the Mercurialis annua linkage group LG1-X, ddMerAnnu1.2, whole genome shotgun sequence genome:
- the LOC126665062 gene encoding uncharacterized protein LOC126665062 isoform X2 — protein sequence MLRYSLVDGVVRCFRKKAALQNDELSSDEEEDYEEVEDFELQEKMKEEKYEKYFKQVSASGGFDVDSLCSDSSLVDEIRPLLRVGGEPDEDLKVMTDFAIEQQNKQEGTNLQLVKIVKANFGLVSGGMYYITIEAKDGEENINTYQAQVYDGFKHRELELFRVQSSNSESSDNVYD from the exons ATGTTGCGTTATAGTTTAGTTGACGGCGTGGTTCGCTGTTTCCGTAAGAAGGCGGCGTTGCAAAACGATGAGCTAAGtagtgatgaagaagaagattatGAAGAAGTAGAAGATTTTGAATTGCAGGAGAAAATGAAGGAGGAGAAGTACGAGAAATACTTCAAACAAGTTTCTGCTTCAGGG ggttttgatgtGGACAGCCTTTGTTCTGATTCATCTCTTGTCGATGAAATCCGCCCTCTTTTACGCGTCGGAGGAGAGCCCGACGAGGATCTCAAAGTTATGACTGATTTTGCAATTGAACAACAGAATAAACAAGAG GGCACCAATCTTCAACTGGTTAAAATCGTTAAAGCTAATTTCGGATTAGTGTCGGGCGGAATGTACTATATCACCATAGAAGCAAAAGATGGTGAGGAAAATATTAATACATATCAAGCTCAAGTCTATGATGGATTTAAACACCGCGAACTTGAGTTGTTTAGAGTACAATCCAG TAACAGCGAATCCAGCGATAACGTATATGATTAA
- the LOC126665062 gene encoding uncharacterized protein LOC126665062 isoform X1, protein MLRYSLVDGVVRCFRKKAALQNDELSSDEEEDYEEVEDFELQEKMKEEKYEKYFKQVSASGGFDVDSLCSDSSLVDEIRPLLRVGGEPDEDLKVMTDFAIEQQNKQEGTNLQLVKIVKANFGLVSGGMYYITIEAKDGEENINTYQAQVYDGFKHRELELFRVQSSSNSESSDNVYD, encoded by the exons ATGTTGCGTTATAGTTTAGTTGACGGCGTGGTTCGCTGTTTCCGTAAGAAGGCGGCGTTGCAAAACGATGAGCTAAGtagtgatgaagaagaagattatGAAGAAGTAGAAGATTTTGAATTGCAGGAGAAAATGAAGGAGGAGAAGTACGAGAAATACTTCAAACAAGTTTCTGCTTCAGGG ggttttgatgtGGACAGCCTTTGTTCTGATTCATCTCTTGTCGATGAAATCCGCCCTCTTTTACGCGTCGGAGGAGAGCCCGACGAGGATCTCAAAGTTATGACTGATTTTGCAATTGAACAACAGAATAAACAAGAG GGCACCAATCTTCAACTGGTTAAAATCGTTAAAGCTAATTTCGGATTAGTGTCGGGCGGAATGTACTATATCACCATAGAAGCAAAAGATGGTGAGGAAAATATTAATACATATCAAGCTCAAGTCTATGATGGATTTAAACACCGCGAACTTGAGTTGTTTAGAGTACAATCCAG CAGTAACAGCGAATCCAGCGATAACGTATATGATTAA
- the LOC126665062 gene encoding uncharacterized protein LOC126665062 isoform X3 — MLRYSLVDGVVRCFRKKAALQNDELSSDEEEDYEEVEDFELQEKMKEEKYEKYFKQVSASGGFDVDSLCSDSSLVDEIRPLLRVGGEPDEDLKVMTDFAIEQQNKQEGTNLQLVKIVKANFGLVSGGMYYITIEAKDGEENINTYQAQVYDGFKHRELELFRVQSSESSDNVYD; from the exons ATGTTGCGTTATAGTTTAGTTGACGGCGTGGTTCGCTGTTTCCGTAAGAAGGCGGCGTTGCAAAACGATGAGCTAAGtagtgatgaagaagaagattatGAAGAAGTAGAAGATTTTGAATTGCAGGAGAAAATGAAGGAGGAGAAGTACGAGAAATACTTCAAACAAGTTTCTGCTTCAGGG ggttttgatgtGGACAGCCTTTGTTCTGATTCATCTCTTGTCGATGAAATCCGCCCTCTTTTACGCGTCGGAGGAGAGCCCGACGAGGATCTCAAAGTTATGACTGATTTTGCAATTGAACAACAGAATAAACAAGAG GGCACCAATCTTCAACTGGTTAAAATCGTTAAAGCTAATTTCGGATTAGTGTCGGGCGGAATGTACTATATCACCATAGAAGCAAAAGATGGTGAGGAAAATATTAATACATATCAAGCTCAAGTCTATGATGGATTTAAACACCGCGAACTTGAGTTGTTTAGAGTACAATCCAG CGAATCCAGCGATAACGTATATGATTAA